Below is a window of Candidatus Poribacteria bacterium DNA.
GATGATACGGCGGCGACGATCTGGTTCCGCGTCGTGCTGGAGACCATCAGACCCAGCGCCAGCAGGCAGGCTCCCAGCAGCAGGATGCCGAGATAGCCCGTCAGGATCGGCGCGATATCGGGGTTCCCGTACCGCCGGACGAAGATGGGGTAGGGTGTGGTTCCCAGCAGGATCAGGCAGAGGAGCGCCCAGCTCGCGAGGAACTTGCCGATAACGATCTCCGCCTCGCGGAGCGGAGAGGTGAGCAGGAGCTCCATCGTGCCGGTGCGCTTCTCGTCGGAGAAGAGGCGCATCGTCAGCAGGGGCGTCACGAGAACCAGCAGGAGGCTCATCGTCTGGAGCATGCCGCCGACGAGCTCGTTGGGGGCGTTCGGGACGGAGCCCATCGCGAAGTAGGAGAACGCCGCCGTGAAGAAGAACCCCGACACGAGCAGGAAGGGCACGATGACGAAGTACGCGATGGGCGAGACGAAGTAGGCGTAGAGCTCCCGCACAAAGACCGCTCGAATGTGACGCATGCCGAATGCCCTTACTACGCGGCTCTCG
It encodes the following:
- a CDS encoding ABC transporter permease, whose amino-acid sequence is MRHIRAVFVRELYAYFVSPIAYFVIVPFLLVSGFFFTAAFSYFAMGSVPNAPNELVGGMLQTMSLLLVLVTPLLTMRLFSDEKRTGTMELLLTSPLREAEIVIGKFLASWALLCLILLGTTPYPIFVRRYGNPDIAPILTGYLGILLLGACLLALGLMVSSTTRNQIVAAVSSFGLSLVLWVISFLPESLGAFEGYKAIRPGLVYLSLQQHLDEFTRGVIAVKDVIFYLSFTAVCLYLTVVSVVSARWR